A genomic stretch from Malus domestica chromosome 15, GDT2T_hap1 includes:
- the LOC103400821 gene encoding IQ domain-containing protein IQM1-like: MGLSFSLLASAWEEIARHRFFELTYNISLTPRDIGAQVIRRTHSFKKIESESMTVNSNSSSKSGTNNSIRLREYKPENVILDKNLSFKGLVQEQQDMGLDFCKGKNELKHKPMPALALPEPPVFSSPRPVSELDAAAVKLQKVYKSYRTRRNLADCAVVVEELWWKALDFAALKRSSVSFFNVEKPETAVSRWARARTRAAKVGKGLSKDEKAQKLALQHWLEAIDPRHRYGHNLHFYYDLWFESESSQPFFYWLDVGDGKEINLEKCSRTVLQRQCIKYLGPIEREAYEVVLENGKLLYRQSGVLVNTSEGSKWIFVLSTTRSLYVGQKKKGQFQHSSFLAGGATTAAGRLVARDGILEAIWPYSGHYHPTEENFMEFISFLEDNHVDLSNVKRYAIDDDSSYTKTTEAESTKEGSFKSTESDGANKTDSHGLASKAPITTVQEQTKKVDSATANAKPPVFDAYKRLSCKWTTATGPRIGCVRDYPTELQFRALEHVNLSPRVGPGPSVRYGPIPSPRPSPNVWLSPRLSYMGLPSPRTPIPAAN, from the exons ATGGGGCTATCATTCTCACTACTTGCCTCAGCCTGGGAAGAAATTGCGAGGCATAGATTCTTCGAGTTGACCTACAACATCAGTTTAACTCCCAGAGATATTGGAGCACAAGTTATTCGAAGAACACACAGCTTTAAGAAAATAGAATCCGAATCCATGACAGTTAATTCAAACAGTTCTAGCAAGTCGGGGACTAACAATTCGATTCGCTTGAGGGAATACAAACCCGAAAATGTGATACTCGACAAGAATCTTTCGTTTAAAGGTCTTGTCCAAGAGCAACAAGACATGGGGTTAGATTTTTGTAAAGGcaaaaatgaattgaagcacaAACCAATGCCTGCACTTGCTCTGCCTGAGCCGCCGGTTTTTTCTTCGCCAAGGCCGGTTAGCGAGCTTGATGCTGCTGCTGTTAAGCTTCAGAAGGTTTACAAGAGTTACCGGACCCGAAGAAACCTTGCAGATTGTGCTGTGGTGGTTGAGGAGCTATG GTGGAAGGCATTAGATTTTGCAGCTCTGAAGAGGAGTTCTGTGTCGTTCTTCAATGTTGAGAAGCCGGAAACCGCTGTTTCGCGGTGGGCAAGAGCTAGGACTAGAGCAGCCAAGGTTGGAAAGGGTTTGTCCAAGGATGAGAAGGCACAAAAATTGGCTCTTCAACACTGGCTTGAAGCG ATTGATCCACGACATCGGTATGGACACAATTTACACTTCTACTATGATCTCTGGTTTGAAAGTGAGAGCAGCCAACCTTTCTTCTACTG GCTGGATGTCGGAGACGGGAAAGAAATAAACCTCGAGAAATGCTCGAGGACAGTCCTACAACGTCAATGCATCAAGTATCTTGGACCG ATTGAAAGAGAAGCATATGAAGTAGTATTGGAAAATGGAAAACTTTTATACAGGCAAAGTGGGGTGCTTGTGAACACAAGCGAAGGTTCCAAATGGATATTTGTCCTCAGCACGACAAGGTCTTTGTACGTTGGGCAGAAGAAGAAGGGTCAGTTCCAACACTCGAGTTTTCTAGCAGGTGGTGCTACCACAGCAGCTGGAAGATTGGTTGCCCGTGACGGGATTCTTGAG GCTATTTGGCCATACAGTGGTCATTACCACCCAACAGAAGAGAACTTCATGGAATTTATCAGCTTCCTAGAAGATAATCACGTCGACCTCTCCAATGTCAAG AGGTACGCAATTGATGATGACTCTTCTTATACGAAGACCACTGAAGCGGAATCAACAAAGGAGGGTTCGTTCAAATCGACCGAATCGGACGGTGCAAACAAAACTGATTCACATGGCTTGGCCAGCAAGGCTCCAATCACAACCGTTCAAGAACAAACTAAGAAGGTTGATAGTGCCACTGCCAATGCCAAGCCACCAGTTTTTGACGCGTACAAGCGCTTGTCATGCAAATGGACTACAGCAACTGGACCCCGAATCGGGTGTGTCCGGGACTACCCGACCGAGCTACAATTCAGGGCACTTGAACACGTTAACCTATCTCCCCGGGTCGGTCCTGGACCGTCAGTACGTTATGGCCCAATTCCATCTCCAAGGCCCAGCCCAAACGTCTGGCTCTCACCCCGGCTCTCATATATGGGCCTTCCTAGCCCAAGGACCCCAATCCCCGCAGCCAACTAA